In Pseudomonas sp. ADAK2, the genomic window CGGGTTCTGGGGCGCGGCATTGCTGCTGGTGATGCTGCTCAGCGGCATGACCTGGACCGGCTTCTGGGGCAAGCAATACGCCGAGGTCTGGAACACCTTCCCGGCGGCGATGTGGGACAACGTGCCGACATCCGACACCGAGGCCCGCAGCCTCAACAGCGCCACCCGCCAGACCGTGCCTTGGGCGATGGAAAACACACCGATGCCAATGTCCGGTGACCACGCCGAACACATGACCCACGGCGCTGCACCGGCCGGTCCTGCTGCGCCGACCATCAGCCTGCAAGACGTACAAAACATCGCCGTGCAGCGCAAAGTGGAGCCGGGTTACAGCATCACCCTGCCGACCACCGCCACCGGCGTGTTCACCATCGCGGTGTTCGCCGACGACCCGCGTAACGACGCCACCCTGCACGTCGATCAATACACCGCCGACGTTCTCGCCGACGTGCGCTTCGAGCAATACGGCACCGTCGCCCGCGCCACGGAAATCGGCGTGATGCTGCATGAAGGCAAAATGTTTGGCGCGTTCAACCAGATCATCGTGCTGCTGATCTGCCTGATGATTTTGCTCAGCGCGGTCAGCGGCGTGGTCATCTGGTGGAAGCGTCGTCCGCAGGGCAAGTTAGGTGTTCCGCCGTTGCGCCATGACCTGCCGACATGGAAAACCGGGGTGGTGATCATGCTCGCGCTGGCGGTGCTGTTTCCGCTGGTGGGGGCTTCGCTGGTGGTCGTTTGGGTGCTGGATCGAGTGCTGCTGTCGCGCTTCAATCGGCAACCTGAATCCGCCTCACCTTCATCATGAAGCAGGCGAGATGCGCGCCTTAGAGGGATCTGTAGACTTCGCGCGCTTATCTCCCGGCCATTTTTAGTGTTACTGTATAACGCAAATGTGCCGCCCCCGCCCGCGACAGGAATGTTGCGGGTTTTCTTTGCAGAAGTGATTCACTGCCCCGATGAACAAGTACCTCTTGTCCAGCCTTTGCCTGCTCGCCCTGAACAACAACGCCCAGGCGCAAGCGCTGACATTGCCCACGGGCACCATCACCGCAGCGGCCGTTGACGATGAAACCGTCAGCCTCAATACACCGACCACTGCCGGTTCGCGCCTGAACCTCACGGCGATGGAAACCCCGGCCAGTGTCGAAAGCCTGACCGGCGAACAGATCCACGCCCGGGGTGATCGCAGCGTGCAGGACGCGGTGTCGCGCAGCACTGGCATCACTCGCACCGGCACGCCGGGGGATGGCGGCACCTCGTTGCAGGCGCGGGGTTTTACCGGGCAGGGTTCGGTGATGCAGTTGTATGACGGCAATCGGATGTACACCGGCATGGGCACCGGGACGTTCCCGGTGGACACCTGGTCGGTGGAGCGCGTCGATGTGCTGCGTGGCCCGGCGTCGGTGTTGTACGGCGAAGGCGCGACTGGCGCGGTGGTCAATGTGATCCCGAAAAAGCCCTTCGAGGGCGAGATCGAAAACCACCTGCGCGTCGGCTACGGTTCCTACGATAGCCAGCAACAGGCCTTCGACAGCGGCGGCTCGCTGACCGATACCCTGAGCTATCGCTTGAACCTCAATCGCCTGCGCAGTAACGGCTGGATCGATCGCGGCGACTCCTCGAGTGATTTCATCAGCGCCGCCCTGCGCTGGCAGGCCACCGATGATCTGGCATTCACCCTGGCCCACGACTACGGCGATCAACAGCCGATGAATTATTTCGGCACGCCGCTGATCAATGGCCGTTTCAAGGAAAGCCTGCGGGACAAGAACTACAACGTCAGCAACGACAAGCAGCACTACAACGATCAATGGACGCGGCTGACCAGCGATTGGCAGATTTCCGACAACGTCAGTTCGAACAACGAGTTGTATTACCTCAAGGCCCAGCGCCGCTGGCAGAACGCCGAGAACTACAACTTCGACCGCAATACCCGGCAACTCAGCCGCAGCGGTTATTTCGGCATCGGCCACACCCAGGAACAGGTCGGCGACCGTCAGACCTTCACCTTCAAACACACTCTGTTCGGCCTCGACAGCCAGACCGTCACCGGCGTCGATTACAACCGCATCCGCTTTCAGCTGGAGAGCAACTCGCCGTTCAACGATGTGCTGCCGAACGGCCAACCGCTGGATTTGTATCACCCGCAACCCGGACGCTTTGAAAGCGCCAATCCGTACCGCGGCCAGTTCCAGTCGACGACGAAGCAGATGTCAGCCTTCGCCGAAAACCGCACGCAGTTGAGTGAACGCTGGTCCGTGGTGACCGGTGTGCGCCGCGATTACGTGCACGTCGACCGCACCGATCTGGTCAAGGACAGCCAGAGCGACAAGACCCTGACCGGCAACAACTGGAAGGCCGGGCTGGTATTTTCCGTGACCCCGGACACCTCGCTTTACGGCCAGTACGCCACCAGCACTGACGGCGTCGGCGGCTTGATTTCCCTGAGCCAGAGCCAGCAACAATACGACCTGTCCACCGCCAAACAGACGGAAATCGGCCTGAAGCAGTTGTTCTGGGATCAGCGCGGCGAGTTCACCCTGGCGGCCTATCACATCGTCAAAAAGAAACTGCTGACCGACGACCCGAGCAATCCGACGCTCAAGCAGCAGGTCGGCCAGCAATCATCGAATGGCCTGGAAGCCAGCCTCGACCTGCAACTGCCACACGCCTGGCAGTTGCAAGCCAACGCCGCCATCGTCAAAGCCAAATACGATGATTTCGAAGAAGTGGTCAGCGGCGTGCCGGTATCGCGCAGCGGCAATCGGCCGGTGGACGTGCCAAGGCGCACAGCGAATCTGTGGCTGAGCAAAGCGATCAACGACGACCTGAAGGCCGGGGCCGGCGTGCGCTATGTCGATGCGCGGTATGCCGACATGGCGAACCGCAATGAGCTGCCGAGCTACACCGTGGTCGACGCCACGTTGTCATGGAAAGCGCTGCGCAACACGACGCTGGGGTTGCAGGTGAACAATCTGTTTGACCGGCAGTATGCGCAAAGCCAATACAATGAGGGGCAGCAGTGGATTCTTGGGGAGCCGCGGTCGTTTTTTGTCACCGCTGATTACACCTTTTGATTGATCGTTCCCACGCTCTGCGTGGGAATGCAGCCCGGGGACGCTCTGCGTCCCA contains:
- a CDS encoding PepSY-associated TM helix domain-containing protein, with the protein product MKQPKPNFYNLAWRWHFYAGLFVAPFMVMLALTGLIYLFKPQLDPLMYGSLMNVPAGHQTVSADDLLKRVKEAYPQGQITQYLPPVNAERSAQFVVINGAQELNVFIDPYHGDILGEQDAKKNLQAIARAIHGELMIGTVGDRLVELAAGWGVVLVVSGVFLWWPRGQYAGVLWPRLNSRGRVLWRDLHAVTGFWGAALLLVMLLSGMTWTGFWGKQYAEVWNTFPAAMWDNVPTSDTEARSLNSATRQTVPWAMENTPMPMSGDHAEHMTHGAAPAGPAAPTISLQDVQNIAVQRKVEPGYSITLPTTATGVFTIAVFADDPRNDATLHVDQYTADVLADVRFEQYGTVARATEIGVMLHEGKMFGAFNQIIVLLICLMILLSAVSGVVIWWKRRPQGKLGVPPLRHDLPTWKTGVVIMLALAVLFPLVGASLVVVWVLDRVLLSRFNRQPESASPSS
- a CDS encoding TonB-dependent receptor, encoding MNKYLLSSLCLLALNNNAQAQALTLPTGTITAAAVDDETVSLNTPTTAGSRLNLTAMETPASVESLTGEQIHARGDRSVQDAVSRSTGITRTGTPGDGGTSLQARGFTGQGSVMQLYDGNRMYTGMGTGTFPVDTWSVERVDVLRGPASVLYGEGATGAVVNVIPKKPFEGEIENHLRVGYGSYDSQQQAFDSGGSLTDTLSYRLNLNRLRSNGWIDRGDSSSDFISAALRWQATDDLAFTLAHDYGDQQPMNYFGTPLINGRFKESLRDKNYNVSNDKQHYNDQWTRLTSDWQISDNVSSNNELYYLKAQRRWQNAENYNFDRNTRQLSRSGYFGIGHTQEQVGDRQTFTFKHTLFGLDSQTVTGVDYNRIRFQLESNSPFNDVLPNGQPLDLYHPQPGRFESANPYRGQFQSTTKQMSAFAENRTQLSERWSVVTGVRRDYVHVDRTDLVKDSQSDKTLTGNNWKAGLVFSVTPDTSLYGQYATSTDGVGGLISLSQSQQQYDLSTAKQTEIGLKQLFWDQRGEFTLAAYHIVKKKLLTDDPSNPTLKQQVGQQSSNGLEASLDLQLPHAWQLQANAAIVKAKYDDFEEVVSGVPVSRSGNRPVDVPRRTANLWLSKAINDDLKAGAGVRYVDARYADMANRNELPSYTVVDATLSWKALRNTTLGLQVNNLFDRQYAQSQYNEGQQWILGEPRSFFVTADYTF